In Miscanthus floridulus cultivar M001 chromosome 8, ASM1932011v1, whole genome shotgun sequence, the sequence agtgggctggccagcccgCAGCCAGCCGAACACCCTCAGAATTAGTATAAGTGGATTCAAATAGAACTGCTAATTATTAGTCAGGGCTACTGACTATTAGTTTGGCTAGTACATTTGGAGTTGCTATGTGTTAATAGTTTATATGTACTTTTAACCTGCGATCCAACCACACCTATTAGCTGGTGGATCAAGTTGCCCATGTTAAAACCCAACTAGCTAGAAAACCAGCTATTAGCTAATTTCCTCGTTTAAACAGTAGACATGGTGTGTGTATAGGTAtgtaataatacaaataatgtatctaaaaatgatataaaatgacttacaatttagaaaCGAAGGGAGTATTAGTTCACTGCTTTCTAATCTATCTAATGCTATAATGGACCCAAACAACCCCTTCGTGAGCATGAATGAGTCCTTCGTCAGCAACGACCAACCCCTCGTCTGGCACTGGTACAGTGCACATAGGAGCAGCGAGAAGGCGGCATGGCATGGCACGAGACGCGTGAGTCGTGACACGACGGCGCCAGGCCACTAGCCCAAGTTCCCAAGGACCTCCCCTCCTGTCGTGACTCCGTTTTTTTTTAGATCTCCTGTCCTCCTGATTCCTGAGTCCCTGACTCGGAGCGAGGAAGCGAAACTTGCATGGGCCTCTGTCTTCCCGGCTTGCCGTATTTCCGGCCCAGCCGATCAATGGATGATGAGAGGCCGTGGGCCTGCCAACAAGGAGAAAAGATTGCGTATAATATGTAGGATGTGTAAAAAAGAAGTGTATATCGAGCCTTTAACAGTATGTACAGAGTATAAGACTATGGAACACGAACAAGATAAAATCGAACGACGTCCGTCGACAAATACCACAACGAAAAGATGTCTACGAGCAAATTTGCTCTTAATAAAATGATGATTTTATTCTCACCATCACGATTTTGCGCGCGGAGTGTCACACATGACACACACGTGAAGCCTGGGACCGGAAAATACACGCGGAGCCGCAGTGCCGGACAACCGAAAGGAAGCCGTTGACATGCAGCATGCAGAGCAGGCGAGTGCCTTGCCCTGTTGGAGAGCCTTGCCTTGGACACGCGAAAAACCAATCCCACAACTATGTGTTGCGGCACCTACTATCTCCACCCTCCATCGCCTGGCACCTACTATCTCCTCGTCTGCCACCTGCCCCCCCTTGTTGACCGCCCCTTTCCCATTTTCTCGCTCAATTTATGTCATCTCGTCTTGTCACCGCAGACGACCTCTctccctctttctttttctcgcCCGCTCTCTCTCTCCACACTTCCTGCTACTGGTGGCGGCGAtactttcttcttcctttggtcTCTCCTCTCTCCACACTTCCTGCTACTGGTGGCGGAAGAGGGAGCGGAGGTCGAGCGGATCTGAAACTTAGACAAAAAAAAAGTTTTGGTCAACAGAATCAGGAACTCGACAAATGCAAGGACCTGTCCCGGTAAAAATTGAGTAAAAGGCAACACCCGAGAGAGCAAAATATACTTCATTGAATAACAGCGATAGAGTACAAAACTAATCTGAAATCTTTGACAAAAAAGCTAAAATTATGTCTAGTAGACCTGCAGATAGATCCTCTCAACCAGTTAAACACTGAAGAAAGACGATCTGGCGTCGATGAGCGATGTGGAAAATAAAGCGGATTAACGACTGGAGGTTTGCGGTGGTTTCGATGAACAAGCTAATGGTGCGTTGGATGAACAAGTGGACTGACAAGTGGCTAGAAAATCAAAGAGATGAAGAGAGAAACGGAGAGCGAGAGTGCGAGAGAGAGAGCTACGGGAGAGACAGAAGAGAGAGCAGAGGAAGAAGAATGGGAAACAGATAAAGCAGAACTGAGAAGGAAAGGTAGAGAACGGAGAGAACTGAGAGAACGGAGCGGAGACGATTACTTATCGCGAGAAAATAAATTCAATCTCGTGCTCACGGATGCGAGAGCGTCGTTTGACCTGCACGAATCTTGATGAAGCCAGAGCTGTCCGATAACTTGAGTTGGTGCACATAGTTGGGGGAAATACCACTCGAGCTAGCTGCCGTCGCGCGTCAGCCACTACCTAGCTGCATGTGCCCACCCCCAAGACCTACTGCATCGGAGTCGGACCAACCCCAAGACCTGCTGCATCCAGCATTCTTCTTAATAAAACTGATGATCGAGGCCATCGCCGATCGCCGTCGGCATTAAACTAGTGTATCAGTGTTGGTTCTGCCAGTCAGCCAGGCTTTCTGAGCTCAACAATGCAAGCAACGAAAGATGAAGACGAGCTCCATCAGCATTCTTCAGCTCCGATCCCGGTCGTGTCCCCACTCCGTACCTAGCCTCCACTGCCGTCCTGGTTGTCTCACGCGGCGTTTCAGTCCCGAGTGGTATTTCCCCCAACTATGTGCACCAACTCAAGTTATCGGACAGCTCTGGCTTCATCAAGATTCGTGCAGGTCAAACGACGCTCTCGCATCCGTGAGCACGAGATTGAATTTATTTTCTCGCGATAAGTAATCGTCTCCGCTCCGTTCTCTCAGTTCTCTCCGTTCTCTACCTTTCCTTCTCAGTTCTGCTTTATCTGTTTCCCATTCTTCTTCCTCTGCTCTCTCTTCTGTCTCTCCCGTAGCTCTCTCTCTCGCACTTTCGCTCTCCGTTTCTCTCTTCATCTCTTTGATTTTCTAGCCACTTGTCAGTCCACTTGTTCATCCAACGCACCATTAGCTTGTTCATCGAAACCACCGCAAACCTCCAGTCGTTAATCCGCTTTATTTCAAATATAGCATCCCTAATATTATGCCTACTATACTAGTAAGTGCAAAAACAAAGTAACTGTGCTGACAAGCACAATTACTTTGTGGACAAAGCATCAAAATTGTGTGAAGGAATTTTACCTCAACACCAGTAAAAATGCTTTAAGCAAAAGGTCACACCAATTGTGCAGATCACATATGGTTACCAATTAACAGATCAAAGGGAACAAAAAAATAAGGTGGATCAATGTTCCCTAGAGCATTGCCTTTAATGGGAACTGAGAACTTCCATCAGGTTCCTTTAAAAAGGATTTCCAAGATATATTGTACCATATTTAGTACTTGAAACTATAAAACTGAGAACTACAACTATTGGAAAGCACTAGCCGTAATGCACAAGACTAGAACTATAAAACTGAATTTATCTGTATTGTTCCCAGGAAAAGCAGTGGCTTGAGCTGTTGAGCATTCAAAGAACTTTTTATTCACATCATCCGTGTGAACTAAATTATAAAATGAACAGACCTGGCACACATAAGACCCTTCGGAACTAATCTAAAACGAAGCACAAGTATGAACTAACAGCATTCCATTGTCTCCAACGTGGACATTGAAATAAAACAATAGACAAGATCTAAAAACTAATCCAAATCAATAGACCTATGAAATAAAAGCAGCATCCAGATCGAATAAATGCAGAAGATCTAAAACCTTGAACAAGGGAAAAAGATTGAATCGATGGAAAAAAATGGGGAAATCAAGGATAGAGTACCTGTATAGATCCAGAACACAGATAGGACAGTGGTTGTTGCTGTGGCTGGCATCACACGACCGACGCGGAGGAGACATCGAGCTTCTTGAGCGGGTTCGAGGAGACGGGAGAGAGGAGAgaccaaaggaagaagaaagtaTCGCCGCCACCAGTAGCAGGAAGTGTGGAGAGAGAGAGCGGgcgagaaaaagaaagagggagAGAGGTCGTCTGCGGTGACGAGACGAGATGACATAAATTGAGCGAGAAAATGGGAAAGAGGCGGTCAACAAGGGGGGCAGGTGGCAGACGAGGAGATAGTAGGTGCCAGGCGATGGAGGGTGGAGATAGTAGGTGCCACAACACATAGTTGTGGGATTGGTTTGGACACGAAGAAGCAAGTGCCTTGGACACGAAGAAGCAAGACCCGAGGAAATGGGTGGACCCCACGTGGTCATACAGACATACACATACAACACCCACCATCGCCCAGCGGAAATGGGCGGAACATTGCGCACGCACGGGAGAGGGCCTTTCCGCGTTCCCACTCGTACACGCACATGCGCTTCCGTTCATTTCCTGGCTGCTTCTCCTTGCCGTCCAAGCaaccgtccccgtccccgtccggCCGTTCTCGGACGGATCTCACCGTGTCCACGTCGCCGTCgaatcttctcttcttcttctcccttcccCACGCACACTGCTGTACGCCACACCACCACGAAATCTACCACCGGCTCATGAGCTGCGGGCGGCTAGCTGCTTTCCGTTCCGTTTTTTCTTGGGGCccactccccctccccctcccccgcgTCATCCGATCCGTCGCCTCAGCCCCATTCGTCTCACGCGCATTCCCTCCCTTTATAAACGCCGCCGCCCAACCATCTtctcccaccgccaccaccaccagagACCACCACCCCAGACGAGGAGTAGCTCCACCTCCACTTGCACCCATCGCACGCAGCCAGCCAGCAAGCAGCCTCACGCCCTTACGCCATGTCCGCAATGGCGGCGGCGCCACCTCCCCAAGCCCCGCGCCTCGACTCCGTGCTCAGCTTCAGCGACGCCCCGGCCTCGCCAGCCGAGGCCGAGTCCGCCACGCTCGCCTTCTCCGACGCCGGCAGCGGCAGCGACACCGAAGCCGAGGATGCCGACTTCGAGTTCGCCTTCGCGCCGCCGCTGTCGCCGCGCGCCGGCGCCTACCCCGCTCTCGCGCCGGCCGACGACCTCTTCGCGCACGGCCGCATCGTCGCGGCCTACCCGCTCTTCGACCGCCGCAACCTCCTCGCGGACCACGACGAGGCGGCGGCGTCGCCCGACAACCGGCCGCAGCAGCAGGCGTCGACGGCCCCGCCGTCGCCGGACACGTACTGCGCGTGGGCGCCGCGGTCCGCGCCGGGGTCCCCGTCGCGGGACCCCCCGGCCGCCGCGGCGGCGTTCCCCAAGTCATCCTCCACCGGGGAGGCCCGCCGCTTCTGGCGCCTGCGCGACCTCGTTTCCGGCGGCGGTGGCCGCTCCCACAGCGACGGCAAGGAGAAGTTCGTCTTCCTGCAACCCAGTTCCAAACCCACCGCCGCAGCAGCGCCGTTGAAGCCGTCCGTCCAGAAGCAGGGCAAGAAGCAGAAGGGCGGCAAGGCGGCAGGTGCCACCGAGATGGACATGGCCACCGCGCACAGGCTCTTCTACGGCAagcccggcgccgcc encodes:
- the LOC136471035 gene encoding uncharacterized protein — protein: MSAMAAAPPPQAPRLDSVLSFSDAPASPAEAESATLAFSDAGSGSDTEAEDADFEFAFAPPLSPRAGAYPALAPADDLFAHGRIVAAYPLFDRRNLLADHDEAAASPDNRPQQQASTAPPSPDTYCAWAPRSAPGSPSRDPPAAAAAFPKSSSTGEARRFWRLRDLVSGGGGRSHSDGKEKFVFLQPSSKPTAAAAPLKPSVQKQGKKQKGGKAAGATEMDMATAHRLFYGKPGAAAALAGDRTRQQQSYLPYRPGIVGFFATAHALGRSHHPY